GGGCCTGAGACAAGGAGATCCCATGTCTCCTATCTTGCTCAACATTGTGGTTGATATGTCGGCGATCCTGATAGGTAGGGCAAAGGAGGCCGGTCAGGTGGGTGGCTTGGTGCCTCATCTAGTTGATGGTGGTGTGTCCATCCTGTAGTATgctgatgatacaatcatctttatggagcacgACTTGGCAAAAGCGAGAAATATGAAGTTGGTGTTATGCTTATTTGAACAATTGACGGGATTgaagattaactttcataaaagcgagctgttctgctttggtagagccaaggatgaacaagaggcttataggcaattgtttggaTGTGAGTTGGGGGGCTTACCTTTTACGTACCTTGGTATGCCCATTCACCATCGTAAGCTAACAAACAGTGAGTGGAAGTGCATTGAGGATCGGtttgagaagaaactgagttgctggaaAGGAAAACTCATGTCATATGGAGGCCGATTGATTCTTattaattcggtgctcacgagtatgcctatgtttctcttatcCTTCTTTGAAGTTCCAGTTGGGGTTAGGAAAAGGCTGGACTTCTATCGATCCCGATTCTTCTGGCAGAGTGATGAGCTTAAGAGAAAATACCGACTAGCAAAATGGGATATCATCTATCGACCAAAGGATCAGGGGGGCcttggtattgagaatcttgaagtCAAGAACAGATGTCTTCTCAGTAAGTGGCTGTACAAGTTGTCAGTTGAGACTGAGACAACGTGGGCGCAGATTCTCCGTAGTAAGTATCTGCAGTCCAAGACTTTGTCCCAGGTGACAGTGAGACCAACTGACTCGCCGTTTTGGAAGGGGCTTATGAGAGTCAAAGCTGCCTTCTTTAATAGAACAAACTTCATTGTCGGTAATGGCAACACTACTCGCTTCTGGGAGGATACGTGGCTTGGTGAAACGCCATTGGCGCTCCAGTATCCGTCCCTGTATCGTATTGTTCAGCGACGTGATTCTCTTGTTGCAATGATTATGCAGTCCATTCCCCTGAATATTCAGTTTCGGAGGGTGCTTGTTGGTGACCGGTGGGAAGCATGGCTTCATTTGGTGAGTAGATTGATGGAGGTTCAGCTAGCTCATCAGCCCGATCAGTTGTGTTGGAAGCTTACTAGGTCTAGAGAGTTCACAGTTAAGTCGATGTATATCGATGTCATTAACTCTACTATTATTCCTagttccaaacatgtttggaaagtCAAAGTCCCTTTGAAGattaaagtgtttatgtggttttgTGCATAAACAAGTAATTTTAACAAAGGACAATCTGGTGAAGCGCAACTGGACAGGATCTACTAGGTGTAGTTTTTGTGATCGGGATGAGACTATCAAGCACCTCTTTTTTGATTGCCCGTTGGCGAGAGTTTTGTGGCGCACCGTGCAAATTGCCTTTAACATTACTCCTCCGAATTCGGTCAGTacgttatttggaacgtggcttgTTGGGATAGAGTCCGAAACAGCCAGACACATTCGTGTAGGAGTATGCGCGTTGTTATGGGCAatttggaactgcagaaatgatttaGCTTTTAACAGAACAACAACTATTCATTTTTTGTAGGTTTTATTCCAGGCTACTGCGTTGATCTgtacgtggtccttactcactcagacggaggccagggagcgtttggttactggatctgtccggtgggagatggtagcgcgggatatcttcaaccggtttggatggcggtcatgtaataggataggcgattagtttacctatcttttgttatgccagccggttgtggcttttgGGCCTTTTTGTTCTTGGCGTTGTGGCTCTGTGTGAGCTTGCCGTTCTCTTTTTATTTTGATTCAATACATTAAGACCTTGTTGAACCTCTTTTATTTATATtaatgtggccgtatgcatcgactgatgtagaggccggggagtccccccttttcaaaaaaaataataATTTATTTATGCTCTTGCAAATCATGATGCTGATGTAACATATGCTTTCTATGTgattttttataatttttttataACTAACTGGCCTTGAACTAGCTTCGATAGTAGAGGTTGTTTTTTGTAAAACTTTAGTTGGATCACATGTCTTGCATACTGCATTTGGGTGCATGCTTGATGCTATTAACATTTTTTTTGTATTCAGGTGCTGTGCCAGCAAAGATATTTACAGGATGAGGATGGATATTGATCAGTCCTACCGTACCCCTACAAATGAGGCTTTGCATGCCGGGGGTTCTTGTGGGACATCCACGAAGAGAACCGAGAAGTTGGAAAAGTAAGAAGCTTTGTTCGATCTCGGGATGGTTTGCGTGCATGAGGTCTTGGAACAGAGGCATCAGACAATGATTAATAACAGTATGATTTTTAAAACATTTCCGAAGCTGAGAGTGTCTGTCTTGTGTAATGGATAACCCTCATTTAGATCTAGAGTGAGGTGATAGGAGTAGTAAGCAACAGTAGGAAACCAACACAACCTCTTATATAGTTGTGTGAAGATGCTCATCTTTCTTTCAGCAACTGCAAATTTCTGAATACGATACAAGAACTAGGTCATAAGCATTAGTGACATCATTTATGTAAGTAAATGATCAGATCTGTACCTTTCATCTGTGCTAAAGATTCCAATATATTTCTGTTTGGAACAGGAAATGATTTTTATGCAAGAAACTACTTTTTGTATAAAAAAACTCTGTTAACAATTAAATCGAAATAAAAATTGTTTGAACATAATAAATTGTATGAAGATTATATAAATGATTGTTTGACATTTTAGATCATATGCTCCATTGCCTATGGTCAGTGCTTGTAGAAGTACCCACAGTCTCATGCTTTTATGTACTAGCACATTTGCTCTACAATCAACACTGGCTCACTAGCGAGCTGGAAATATTTTGTGTAAAAAATGCAGCCTTTGACTATTTCTCAAGCATCAGAAGTGCCATAGGATagattgtagcgaccagacctcgaacagtctagtctctgtgcatcagtgtcatccctggatcggtaatgctgacacacacagtactttgaaggatttataacagagtagcaatcacacacttattacatcgaatagttcaagagaactcaatacaataaatatggcttaaggccatctaaaatatgATAACAAcgaaaggcttggaagataaagcgagtccatcaactccaacggcatcactgagtataagaccacgacctaaggctccttactcgtcatctcaagagtctgcaacatgatatgttgcagcccgaaaacgggacagcacatggaatatgctggcaaagtaatacatagagagtaatgaacagaataatgctatcactacatgcatatttggctggtggaaagctctatggttacagttttgcgaaaagccaatttttccctaccacaaaggaataaattttatttaactatcatggtggttgttaaacattgagaaggtacctccaactcaatcccaattaagaacatgattaacccaatcaaattaaattaagtaacatgatgatgagattcacatgataatccaagaactagatactcaagatgtccataaccggggacacggctaatcatgattagtttgtacactctgcagaggtttgtgcacttttccccaaaagactcgatcgcctccgcttgatttctcgcactacatggtgtttgagaaatggatgaccgagacacagtctttcagaaacactactctttactccgaGTGGACAGTTACatctactttcccctacatctgctagcccacctcttcaagaggtcatgtaacctactcaactatgctagagcccataatagcttgtggctgcacacggaagtttctagcatgaataatctcatgatccctttgagtctgggtggcggtccataggatgatcacacgggtactccgggatatccaaaaatacaggcaacactgggttctccaggtgcctcaatccacccagatgtaaattaaagtagccaccttaagttgatccattaattaacaatctcacatctgtcatgaaatacactcaaacccaatccacgtctacgagcatagcatagcaatataagtaAAAGTAGAAGTAACttccaaaggtttgatagtaaacagggcaataggtactacctcaactacttcccaaaacccacatgttaatcagatcctaatcatgcaatagtttgaggattgatctaatgcaataaaactgggtggtaaagaggtatgatcaaagtgttacttgccttgctgatgatccgtgaaacctagacactcgtagtagcacgcttcgcactccgggtactctatcacaaaaaaacaatacatacataagcaatcaatcaaGGGTACACGAAATAAAAcccaaaataagagatctaaccagaaatttcaacttaaggactccggtttgcaaaaagaatcaattcaaacgaagcaacgaaggtcaaacggcgaaagaaacaaccTTCATTTACTAAtatggatctaagtcaaattttacagtagcaaaaacttgtttgagttggttaaacgaaaagagaatttcgagacgaaactctaggcgctagaatcgcctgattccgataaacgggtgaaaagttatactaaaactaAAAACTGATCGGAAATCACGATCAGGAATAATCACGGAAAATCCGATAAAAAGAAAAACTGCCGAACTGGCTATgatcgaacgttcgctgtctgtaagAAAACGAAAATCGTTTGTTAAAATGAATGAACGAACGGGTGTTCACTATTTAACTAAACcagaaaaaaaaaccgatctaatataaaAAACGCATCTCGGTTTTGAAATAAAACCGAACGATTTTTCGAGAAAAATCGGCAgctacctcggttcgcgtgacggcggcggcgacgagctgctccggcgggtggcggcgtcgggcgagaggtggcggggctccggcgggtggcggcggggctccggggggtggcgggtcgggcggcggggcgacgcgggcggcagcgcgggccggcggcgagggtttcgggcggcggcgacttggtcTAAGCCAGGGCTCGGGccgcggctttaaaggccggccgggctgaggtgtccgggtcAGACAcgacccgtaaggcggttgacttttttttaaataattcggacatgcagaaaaagtaagaaaataaatactaaacggactccaaaaatcccgaaataaattttccccgtcctctaaaaatatgtcggacaagatgaacatttatttgggcctaaaatgcaattttggtaaacgcgtatttttcctaattcgaataaaatcaaataaaatccaaatgaaatcaaatatttgtttttaatatttttcctccaatatttcattatttgtggagaagtaattttatcccctctcatatattttgatatgaaatattttcggagagaaaaataattaaaacaaatgatcctattttcaaaacttgagaaaacccaaatatgaaaataacgaaatccccaactctctccgtgggtccttgagttgcgtgaaatttctaggatcgcaaatcaaaatgcagtaaaatatgatatgcatgatgatctaatgtataacattccaaattgaaaatttgggatgttacaaacctaccccccttaagatgaatctcgccctcgagattcgggttggctagaaaataggtgagagtggtccttccatagatcttcctctcgctcccaggtggcttcatcctcggtatggtgactccactgaactttgcaaaactcgataaccttgctgcgggtgactcggctggcatactcaagaatcttaactggtttctcctcataggtcaagtcactatccagctgaatcgcttccaatggcactgtatctctcagtggtatctcagccatctctgcgtggcacttcttcagctgagaaacatggaacacatcatgaactcccgacaatccctcgagcaattccaacttgtaagcaacttcccccatacgctacaaaactttgtatggtcctacaaaacgtggcgctaactttcccttaactccaaagcgctttacacctcgaagtggtgatactcgaagataaactctgtctctgacttcgtaaactgtctccttgcgtttagaatccgcataactcttctgcctggactgggctaccttgagcctatcgcgaatcaacttcactttctgttcagactctttaatcaaatctggtccaaacaactggtggtctccaacttcgtcccacaacaacggtgtcctgcacctccttccgtacagagcttcgaaaggggccatcttcaaactggattgataactgttgttgtaagagaactctgcatatggcaaattgtcgtcccaactagatccataatctagcgcacaagctctcagcatgtcctccaaaatctgattgactctctcggtctgtccgtctgtctgtggatgaaaggctgtactgaactctagcctggtacccaaagtctcgtgcaactgattccaaaactttgaagtaaactgggttcctctatctgatacaatggtcctcggaactccatgcagacatacgatcctggtcatgtatatctttgccaacttagcacttgtataagtggtcttcaccgggatgaaatgagctaccttcgtcaaacgatcgactacaacccatattgagtcatagcctgaacgagtcctgcgcaatcctgtgataaaatccatgcctagcttatcccacttccattcgggtatcggcaatggttgtagcaatcctgctggcttctaatgctctgcctttactctctgacatacatcacaaactgctacatactccgcaatatccttcttcattccggtccaccagaaagtatccttcaaatccaaatacatcttggtatttcctgggtgaatcgaatatggtgaatcatgggcctcttgcagaatcgacttcctgatctctggatcattgggcacataaacgcggtcctcaaaccataaggtatcgtgttcatcctcacgaaatcccttggattttcctttactcatcctttcctttatctcaacaatttccttgtctgttttctgagcttctctgatcttatccatcaaagtagaatgaatctccaatgctgctacaaaacctcttggaactatttccaaacatagttcacgaagatcctctgctaacttcttgggtaactctccggtcatgagcgtgttgacatggctcttgcggctcaacgcatcggctactacgttagccttccctgggtgataatgcaatctcatatcataatccttaatgagctgcAACcgtctcctttgcctgagattcaactccttctgcgtgaaaatgtacttcaaactcttgtgatccgtgtacacctcacaatggtttccgatgagaaaatgtctccatgtcttcaacgcatgcactacggctgctaaatccaaatcatgtgtagcataattcaactcatggggtttaagctgtcgtgaggcatatgaaacaactcttccctcctgcattagtactgctccaagtcctcgacgagaagcgacgcaatatacttcataatccttgcgttggtctggcagaatcaacactggcgctgtaaccatacgtttcttcaattcctggaaactagcctcacattcctcagtccaaatgtatttggtgtccttcttcaacaactccgtcctaggctttgcaatcttcgagaaattctcgatgaatatccgg
The sequence above is a segment of the Aegilops tauschii subsp. strangulata cultivar AL8/78 chromosome 6, Aet v6.0, whole genome shotgun sequence genome. Coding sequences within it:
- the LOC141025939 gene encoding uncharacterized mitochondrial protein AtMg00310-like, translated to MSPILLNIVVDMSAILIGRAKEAGQSDELKRKYRLAKWDIIYRPKDQGGLGIENLEVKNRCLLSKWLYKLSVETETTWAQILRSKYLQSKTLSQVTVRPTDSPFWKGLMRVKAAFFNRTNFIVGNGNTTRFWEDTWLGETPLALQYPSLYRIVQRRDSLVAMIMQSIPLNIQFRRVLVGDRWEAWLHLVLCQQRYLQDEDGY